A stretch of Chloroflexota bacterium DNA encodes these proteins:
- the priA gene encoding primosomal protein N' — protein sequence MTYAEVVVNSPASRVGTTFHYAVPSGLDIRVGQLVLVPFGSYRLQGIVLAITPTSPVEIVKEILGVLDPSPVLTEAQIALARWIVDYYCCSPLDAVSLMLPPGIKRKIITTIALNEQAVIPNDLSEKQRMLLTLLHNKGRLRLEKVRSASHWKDFNSVLRPLIRRGLIIRDWELEKPKVHVKRQKVVRLIVADEYLDEILTQLKRAPRMVEALCFLQDKRSSVVQRKDMDEKDRMTFIPVSELYSETGCDGRVLGALLQRGLVEVQEQVVRRDPLAQRSFRLAPAPSLTAAQAQVWQEIERGMLRRESTVYLLHGVTGAGKTELYLRALEATLQQGKQAIVLVPEIALTPQTIHRFATRFPGALAVLHSKLSLGEHYDEWQRIRDGLVSVVIGSRSAVFAPLPDLGLIILDEEHEWSYKQDRMPRYHARDVAIKLGQLTGTKVILGSATPDVVSYYRAEQGFYHLLRLPERVGVMSATAVPEGDKVGVVIDPHAYLPPVHVIDMRQELRAGNRGIFSRALLEALSSALEAGEQAILFLNRRGSATFIMCRDCGHVLKCKRCDTSLVYHAVGEALVCHQCNYHTAVPNTCPQCRSSRIKFFGIGTQRVEEEVRRLFPQSRLLRWDRDVTRGKLAHEQILYRFVRHEADILIGTQMIAKGLDLPLVTLVGVINADTALHLPDFKAAERTFQILTQVAGRAGRGALGGRVIIQTYTPNHYSIQAASRHAYEAFYQQEMHFRQKQHYPPYSQLARLIYASSSHNRAQEQSERFREVLLQQINCLGLSGIEVIGPAPAYRRKLRGKHRWQLVLCGPVIQSLLRSVTIPLGWMVDIDPVTML from the coding sequence ATGACCTATGCTGAAGTGGTAGTGAACTCGCCGGCGTCGCGTGTAGGTACAACCTTTCACTATGCTGTGCCGAGCGGTTTAGATATTCGAGTGGGACAACTAGTCCTGGTACCCTTTGGGTCCTATCGCTTACAGGGTATAGTGCTGGCGATCACCCCTACCAGCCCGGTTGAGATAGTCAAGGAGATTCTGGGGGTTTTGGACCCCAGTCCGGTGCTTACGGAAGCCCAAATTGCCCTGGCTCGCTGGATAGTAGATTACTATTGCTGTTCTCCCCTGGACGCTGTCTCCCTAATGCTCCCCCCAGGGATCAAGCGGAAGATTATCACAACTATAGCTCTTAACGAGCAAGCAGTGATCCCCAATGATCTGAGTGAGAAGCAACGCATGCTCCTGACCCTTTTGCACAATAAGGGCAGATTGCGTCTGGAAAAAGTGCGCTCTGCCTCACATTGGAAAGACTTCAACTCCGTCTTACGGCCGCTAATCCGACGAGGGCTGATTATCCGTGATTGGGAGCTGGAAAAGCCGAAGGTACACGTGAAGCGACAAAAAGTGGTTCGATTGATTGTCGCTGATGAGTATCTTGATGAGATTCTGACTCAGCTCAAACGTGCTCCCCGCATGGTAGAGGCCCTTTGCTTCCTGCAAGATAAACGGTCGAGTGTGGTCCAGCGGAAGGATATGGACGAAAAAGACAGGATGACCTTCATTCCAGTATCCGAACTCTATAGCGAGACGGGTTGTGATGGAAGAGTGCTAGGTGCTCTTTTACAGAGAGGACTGGTGGAGGTCCAGGAGCAAGTGGTGCGGCGTGACCCATTGGCACAGCGGTCTTTTCGTCTGGCGCCAGCGCCATCCCTGACAGCGGCCCAGGCACAGGTTTGGCAGGAGATAGAGAGGGGGATGCTCAGGAGAGAGTCAACCGTGTATTTGCTACACGGGGTGACAGGGGCGGGGAAGACAGAGCTTTATCTGCGTGCCTTGGAGGCGACATTGCAGCAAGGCAAACAGGCGATCGTACTTGTGCCCGAAATTGCCCTAACACCTCAGACCATTCATCGCTTCGCGACCCGTTTCCCGGGCGCCTTAGCTGTCCTTCACAGCAAGCTCTCTTTGGGGGAACATTACGATGAATGGCAACGGATTCGGGATGGCCTGGTCTCAGTTGTTATCGGTTCGCGGTCGGCTGTTTTTGCTCCCTTACCAGATTTAGGGCTGATCATTCTCGACGAGGAGCATGAATGGTCCTATAAACAAGATAGGATGCCTCGTTACCATGCTCGTGATGTAGCTATCAAGCTTGGCCAATTAACAGGGACAAAAGTGATCCTGGGCAGCGCTACACCGGACGTGGTTTCCTATTATCGAGCCGAGCAGGGTTTCTACCATTTATTGCGCTTGCCGGAACGTGTAGGGGTGATGAGTGCGACTGCTGTTCCTGAAGGTGATAAGGTTGGGGTTGTGATTGACCCCCATGCTTACTTGCCACCTGTCCATGTGATTGATATGAGACAGGAACTGCGGGCAGGCAACCGGGGCATTTTCAGCCGGGCCCTTTTGGAGGCACTATCTTCTGCTCTGGAGGCGGGGGAGCAGGCGATTCTGTTCTTAAATCGTCGTGGCTCGGCAACTTTCATTATGTGTCGTGATTGTGGGCACGTCCTTAAGTGTAAGCGCTGCGACACCTCCCTGGTATATCATGCGGTTGGTGAGGCTCTCGTATGTCATCAATGTAACTATCACACCGCTGTGCCGAATACTTGCCCCCAGTGTCGGAGCAGTCGCATCAAGTTTTTCGGTATTGGCACACAAAGGGTAGAGGAGGAGGTGAGACGGCTCTTCCCGCAATCCCGCCTCCTCCGCTGGGATAGGGATGTGACCCGGGGCAAGCTGGCTCACGAGCAAATTCTTTATCGGTTCGTACGTCATGAGGCTGATATTCTGATTGGTACACAGATGATCGCCAAGGGGCTGGACTTACCCCTGGTAACGCTGGTGGGTGTGATTAATGCTGATACGGCCTTGCATTTGCCGGACTTTAAAGCAGCTGAACGAACCTTCCAGATTTTGACGCAGGTTGCTGGGCGGGCTGGACGAGGCGCTCTGGGTGGCAGGGTTATCATCCAGACGTACACACCGAATCATTATAGTATTCAGGCGGCGAGCAGGCATGCCTATGAGGCCTTCTATCAACAGGAGATGCATTTTCGGCAAAAGCAACACTATCCACCTTATAGCCAGTTAGCGCGACTTATTTATGCCAGTAGCAGTCATAATCGCGCTCAGGAGCAGTCGGAGCGTTTTCGTGAAGTGCTGTTGCAGCAGATTAATTGTCTAGGGCTATCTGGGATAGAGGTGATAGGTCCGGCTCCAGCCTATAGACGCAAGCTGCGGGGTAAGCACCGTTGGCAGTTGGTTCTATGTGGTCCGGTGATCCAGTCGTTATTGCGGAGTGTAACGATTCCCCTAGGATGGATGGTTGACATCGATCCAGTAACAATGCTTTAG
- the ispE gene encoding 4-(cytidine 5'-diphospho)-2-C-methyl-D-erythritol kinase has translation MTGESSHPAQKPMAAEGGKLILPAFAKINLSLEVLGKRPDGYHEIMSVMQTVELHDELSFRPAKEIILRCNLPSLNDEDNLVFKAARLLARCADIRNGVEIELVKRIPVAGGLGGGSSDAACTLIVLNRLWHLDYPLEKLQDLSAELGSDVAFFLQGGAALAEGRGERLSPLPAFPTTWVVLLTPHISLPDKTRFLYSCLTPANHTDGSTTLALSLALREGQPIPSTLFRNTFEPILRKKYRLIEDLHSKLRLPGVEVIGLSGSGPTLYALCASKSVANTIYERLLNLPETTVFLTRTISREEIRAKMGH, from the coding sequence ATGACTGGCGAGTCATCTCACCCTGCTCAAAAGCCAATGGCTGCTGAAGGAGGGAAGCTTATCCTACCTGCCTTCGCCAAGATAAACCTGTCTTTAGAAGTTCTGGGCAAACGCCCTGATGGTTACCATGAAATAATGTCTGTAATGCAAACGGTTGAGCTACACGATGAATTAAGCTTTCGGCCAGCGAAGGAGATCATCCTGAGATGTAACCTGCCCTCCTTAAACGACGAGGATAACCTCGTCTTTAAGGCAGCCAGGCTGTTAGCTCGTTGCGCTGACATACGAAACGGTGTTGAGATAGAACTGGTCAAGCGCATCCCAGTGGCTGGCGGGCTTGGTGGTGGCAGCAGCGATGCTGCCTGTACGCTGATCGTCTTAAATCGGCTTTGGCATTTAGATTATCCGCTGGAGAAACTACAAGACTTGAGTGCTGAGTTGGGTTCAGATGTAGCCTTTTTCCTTCAAGGGGGGGCGGCTCTCGCCGAAGGACGAGGGGAACGTCTGTCTCCTTTGCCCGCCTTCCCGACCACCTGGGTTGTGCTTCTTACCCCTCATATCTCTCTCCCGGATAAAACCAGGTTCCTGTATTCGTGTCTCACTCCCGCAAATCACACTGATGGGTCAACGACGCTTGCCCTTAGCCTGGCCTTAAGAGAGGGCCAGCCGATACCATCTACGCTGTTCAGGAACACATTCGAGCCCATCCTTAGAAAGAAATACAGGCTTATCGAAGACCTGCACTCCAAATTGCGCCTACCTGGGGTTGAAGTAATAGGACTCTCCGGTAGCGGCCCAACCTTATACGCCCTTTGTGCTTCTAAATCAGTGGCTAACACCATCTACGAGCGCCTGCTGAACCTCCCTGAAACCACTGTATTTCTTACAAGGACTATCTCCAGAGAGGAAATCCGGGCCAAAATGGGCCATTGA
- the rsmA gene encoding 16S rRNA (adenine(1518)-N(6)/adenine(1519)-N(6))-dimethyltransferase RsmA: MAKREREQDKGWAYLQPRADASSLSGIRRLLRQLGLRPRKRLGQNFLVDEGVLQQIVEIADLQKSDIVLEIGPGLGNVTRQLARRAGRVIAVELDPALAKALHSLLSSFKNVEIVNKNILEFDPAELIAAQPYKVVANLPYYITSLVLRHLLESSLKPKVLVLMVQKEVGERITARPGAMSLLSLSIQFYGEPRLVRVIPAAAFYPPPKVDSAIVYIEVYDHPLIDINPQKFFQVAHIGFSQPRKQLRNILARHISLPPEMATHLLREANIDETRRAQTLTLEEWAKLCQVLEKRGYV; this comes from the coding sequence ATGGCCAAGAGAGAAAGGGAACAGGATAAGGGCTGGGCCTATCTTCAACCACGCGCCGACGCCAGTTCTCTCTCAGGCATACGGCGTCTACTCCGCCAACTAGGGCTGCGCCCCCGCAAAAGATTGGGGCAGAACTTTCTCGTGGATGAAGGAGTGCTTCAGCAGATCGTCGAAATCGCTGATCTTCAAAAGAGCGATATCGTGCTTGAGATCGGGCCTGGGCTGGGGAATGTGACCCGACAGTTGGCCCGTAGGGCCGGCCGAGTGATAGCTGTAGAGCTCGATCCCGCCCTGGCCAAAGCCCTCCACAGCCTCCTCTCCTCCTTCAAGAATGTTGAGATCGTGAATAAGAACATCCTGGAGTTTGACCCAGCCGAACTTATTGCGGCGCAACCATATAAAGTAGTGGCCAACCTTCCTTATTACATCACCTCTCTTGTCCTTCGCCATCTCCTGGAGTCCTCTCTTAAGCCAAAGGTGCTGGTGCTTATGGTGCAAAAGGAGGTTGGCGAACGGATCACCGCCCGACCAGGTGCTATGAGCCTGCTCTCCCTGAGCATTCAGTTTTACGGCGAACCCCGCTTAGTCAGAGTCATACCAGCCGCTGCCTTTTATCCGCCGCCCAAGGTAGATTCGGCAATCGTGTATATCGAAGTGTATGATCACCCTCTTATCGATATCAATCCCCAAAAATTCTTCCAGGTTGCCCACATCGGCTTCTCCCAACCCCGCAAACAGCTGCGCAATATCCTCGCCCGGCATATCAGCCTACCACCAGAGATGGCCACACATCTCCTCCGTGAGGCCAACATAGACGAAACACGACGAGCTCAGACATTGACTCTGGAAGAATGGGCAAAACTCTGCCAGGTCCTGGAGAAGAGAGGATACGTATGA
- a CDS encoding thiamine pyrophosphate-requiring protein — MGQRESTWVELPAEEVGDVLVEAMALGGVEYLFFTSGSDIIFYQEAVAKAHALGRPAPKLITVLHENVTLNAAMGYTMVTGRPSATAVHADLGTLNYGAAIHTAARGGYPVLMTAGAGPRAYSGTMRGDRDHVVYWLQEVRDQGELVRQYTKWDYRLEAQDNPGLVVSRALQVALSEPPGPVYLSIPREIGMLPVQGAHFPTPQQLGLPERLAPDPEAITRLARWLVEANNPVIIDGRSGRHPEAVGALVRLAELLSIPVRGTGWRDRLNFPTNHPLFGADPPLYQADVVLVVESAVPWVPGPEAPGRQAKIAFLDVDPITQAIPTMEFTADLRLQADSARTLIDLYEAATKLLSSSGRCRCVDRLERLQVVKLERERQAECLAMEAARERPINPRWLAYQVGQLVGEEAILLDDALSNSHLVQTYWRSSRPGSLFRTGSSAGGWGPGAAFGAKLAAPDRDVVLAVGDGYYIFGVPLAALWSAVHYKAPYLTVVFQNSSYSTGTWEVHNFYPDGYAARDAFEGGIFDPPPDFAKEAESVGAYGENVYEPEEVAPALRRGLEKVQQGTPAVIAVWLPKLGRRIT; from the coding sequence TTGGGACAGCGCGAGTCCACCTGGGTCGAACTGCCAGCAGAAGAGGTAGGTGATGTGCTCGTTGAGGCGATGGCCCTTGGTGGAGTCGAATACCTATTTTTCACCTCCGGGTCTGATATCATCTTCTACCAGGAGGCGGTGGCCAAGGCCCATGCGTTAGGTCGTCCTGCACCGAAGCTCATCACCGTGTTGCATGAGAACGTGACCCTCAACGCAGCCATGGGGTATACCATGGTCACTGGACGCCCCTCTGCTACTGCTGTCCATGCGGACTTGGGCACGCTCAACTACGGAGCTGCCATCCACACCGCTGCCCGGGGCGGCTACCCTGTCCTGATGACGGCCGGGGCTGGCCCTCGAGCCTATAGCGGGACCATGCGGGGCGACCGCGACCATGTGGTCTACTGGCTTCAGGAGGTTCGCGATCAGGGCGAGCTGGTCCGACAGTACACCAAGTGGGATTACCGCCTGGAGGCCCAAGATAATCCTGGATTGGTAGTCAGTAGAGCATTGCAGGTCGCGCTGAGCGAGCCGCCCGGGCCGGTCTACCTGAGCATTCCCCGGGAGATTGGCATGCTGCCAGTCCAGGGGGCACATTTCCCTACCCCTCAGCAACTGGGGCTCCCGGAGCGGCTCGCGCCCGACCCCGAGGCCATCACCAGGCTCGCACGCTGGCTAGTTGAGGCTAACAATCCAGTTATCATTGATGGGCGCAGTGGTCGCCACCCCGAGGCGGTAGGTGCGCTGGTCCGGCTGGCCGAGCTATTGTCCATCCCCGTGCGGGGGACTGGCTGGCGGGACCGTCTCAACTTCCCTACTAATCACCCGCTCTTTGGGGCTGATCCCCCGCTCTATCAAGCCGATGTGGTGCTGGTAGTTGAGAGTGCTGTACCCTGGGTGCCCGGCCCCGAGGCGCCCGGACGCCAGGCTAAGATCGCCTTCCTCGACGTTGATCCCATAACCCAGGCTATCCCGACCATGGAGTTCACCGCAGACTTGCGCCTCCAGGCTGATAGCGCCCGGACGCTGATTGACCTGTACGAGGCGGCCACAAAGCTCTTATCCTCCTCCGGCCGTTGCCGCTGTGTTGATCGCCTTGAGCGACTGCAGGTGGTCAAGCTCGAGCGAGAGCGGCAGGCTGAGTGCCTAGCCATGGAGGCGGCCAGAGAGCGGCCTATCAACCCACGCTGGCTGGCCTATCAGGTTGGCCAACTAGTTGGGGAAGAGGCTATCCTACTAGATGATGCTCTGAGCAATTCCCATCTGGTCCAGACCTACTGGCGCAGCAGCCGGCCTGGCTCTCTATTCCGGACGGGAAGCAGTGCCGGGGGCTGGGGTCCGGGGGCAGCCTTTGGAGCCAAGCTGGCCGCCCCTGACCGGGATGTGGTGCTAGCCGTGGGGGATGGCTATTACATATTTGGAGTACCCCTTGCAGCTCTCTGGTCAGCAGTACACTACAAGGCTCCCTACCTAACTGTGGTCTTCCAGAACAGCAGCTACAGCACTGGTACCTGGGAGGTTCATAACTTCTACCCAGACGGCTACGCGGCAAGGGATGCATTCGAAGGTGGTATCTTCGATCCGCCGCCAGATTTTGCTAAGGAGGCCGAGTCCGTGGGTGCCTACGGTGAGAACGTGTACGAGCCGGAAGAGGTGGCGCCGGCTCTGCGGCGGGGGCTGGAGAAAGTGCAACAGGGGACTCCCGCGGTCATCGCTGTGTGGCTACCTAAACTAGGGCGAAGAATAACATAG
- a CDS encoding aldehyde dehydrogenase family protein: MSNTKAPQRYQMIIEGRPVESASGQTFPVFNPATGQLLAEVPQAGPEDVDLAVASARRAFEEGPWPRFSAAERGRVLYRIAQALRDRLEEIVLLETMDNGKPITTARDDATRTADLYEFYAGAATKIFGETIPVLGDLLCYTRREPVGVVGAITPWNFPLLLASVKLAPALAAGCTIILKPASDTPLTTLLLGRIALECGVPAGVVNVLTGPGPSVGMSLAGHPSIDKLSFTGETETGKMIMAAAARNITRVSLELGGKSPNIVFADANLDSAINGSLAAIYYNAGQNCIARTRLLVEKSVVDEFTAAFVERTQRLRVGDPLDPTTQIGAITSRRHLNRILSYIEDAKGKGARLLCGGAAPADPNLAAGNFLLPTVFTGVTDDIRLAREEVFGPVIHIVSFKDEEEAVRMANDSQYGLAGTIWTRDSARGLRVAHRLRVGIVSLNHITLAFSEAPFGGYKMSGIGREMGMEALHYFTEVKTIAVNLSDAPINPYGA; the protein is encoded by the coding sequence GTGAGCAACACTAAAGCACCACAGCGCTATCAGATGATAATTGAAGGCCGGCCCGTGGAGAGCGCATCAGGCCAGACTTTCCCCGTCTTCAACCCGGCCACAGGCCAGCTTCTGGCAGAAGTGCCACAGGCTGGGCCCGAAGACGTGGACTTAGCAGTAGCGAGCGCAAGACGGGCCTTCGAGGAAGGCCCATGGCCACGCTTCTCCGCAGCAGAGCGGGGGAGGGTTCTGTACCGGATCGCCCAGGCTCTCCGGGACAGGCTGGAGGAGATCGTTCTCCTAGAGACCATGGACAACGGCAAGCCTATCACCACCGCCCGCGACGATGCAACCCGGACAGCAGACCTCTACGAGTTCTACGCTGGAGCAGCAACCAAGATCTTCGGAGAGACTATCCCGGTACTGGGCGATCTCCTGTGCTATACCCGACGTGAGCCCGTGGGAGTGGTTGGTGCTATCACGCCCTGGAACTTCCCGCTACTACTGGCCAGTGTCAAACTAGCACCAGCCCTGGCCGCTGGCTGTACCATCATCCTCAAACCAGCCAGCGACACCCCCTTGACGACCCTGCTTTTGGGCCGGATTGCTCTGGAGTGTGGTGTTCCTGCTGGAGTAGTTAATGTGCTGACCGGGCCCGGGCCATCGGTGGGCATGTCCCTGGCTGGGCACCCCAGCATCGACAAACTCTCCTTTACCGGCGAAACCGAAACAGGCAAGATGATCATGGCCGCGGCCGCCCGTAATATCACCCGCGTCTCCCTGGAGCTCGGTGGCAAGTCCCCCAATATTGTCTTTGCCGATGCCAACCTTGATTCGGCCATCAATGGCTCTCTGGCAGCTATCTACTACAACGCGGGGCAGAACTGCATTGCGCGGACACGGCTGCTAGTGGAGAAGTCTGTCGTGGACGAGTTTACCGCCGCCTTCGTGGAACGGACGCAGCGGCTGCGAGTTGGAGACCCCCTGGACCCCACCACTCAGATCGGGGCCATCACCTCGAGGCGGCACCTGAACCGTATCCTCAGCTACATTGAGGACGCAAAGGGCAAAGGGGCCCGCCTGTTGTGCGGCGGCGCAGCGCCCGCTGACCCAAACCTGGCCGCTGGTAACTTCCTCTTGCCCACTGTCTTTACCGGTGTCACGGACGATATCCGCCTGGCACGAGAGGAGGTCTTCGGCCCCGTAATACATATCGTATCTTTCAAAGACGAGGAGGAGGCAGTCCGCATGGCGAACGACAGCCAGTACGGGCTAGCAGGCACGATCTGGACGCGGGACTCGGCCCGTGGGTTGCGTGTCGCCCACCGGCTGCGTGTCGGCATCGTGAGCCTCAACCACATCACCTTAGCTTTCTCCGAGGCACCCTTCGGAGGCTACAAGATGAGTGGCATCGGCCGGGAGATGGGTATGGAAGCCCTTCACTATTTCACTGAGGTGAAAACCATCGCCGTCAACCTGAGCGATGCCCCTATAAACCCCTATGGGGCGTGA
- the def gene encoding peptide deformylase, with product MAVLPVLSADDPILRLKSKKVRHLDSTLQKLIDDMVETMHSAKGLGLAAPQVGTPLRIIVLELPKESDDPLAGRLIVLCNPEIVKASGEWEPEEGCLCLPGYVANVKRARSVVVRGRDRQGKEVKIKAKDTLAQALQHEIDHLNGTLFFDHLQSLNQLRRVEPKDKGKTTLE from the coding sequence GTGGCTGTTTTGCCTGTTTTGTCAGCCGATGATCCTATTTTGCGGCTGAAATCTAAAAAAGTACGGCATCTTGATAGTACGCTGCAGAAGCTCATTGATGATATGGTTGAGACGATGCATAGTGCTAAAGGGCTTGGGCTGGCTGCCCCTCAGGTGGGCACACCATTGCGTATCATCGTCCTCGAGCTGCCAAAGGAGTCCGATGACCCGCTGGCAGGGAGGCTTATCGTGCTTTGCAATCCTGAAATTGTGAAGGCCAGTGGAGAGTGGGAGCCTGAGGAAGGCTGTCTCTGCTTGCCTGGCTATGTGGCCAATGTGAAGAGGGCGCGGAGCGTCGTTGTGAGAGGGCGTGATCGACAAGGGAAAGAGGTGAAGATCAAAGCTAAGGATACGTTAGCGCAAGCCTTGCAGCACGAGATCGATCATTTGAATGGTACTCTCTTCTTCGATCATCTTCAGAGCTTAAATCAGCTACGCCGTGTGGAACCTAAGGACAAGGGTAAAACAACCTTGGAATAG
- a CDS encoding sugar phosphate isomerase/epimerase — protein MNNLKFSAGLRTFHHRPDGNGKIIPLEESIAIAGQVRGLQAVECYQTDFDQIRLTDFKRLLDENGLAVSVVDTDLWGDPRWQYGTFTSRDAQLRRDAIEEAKRSVDIARQIGTPIVGLWLAYDGCDHPFQVDYHKQWELGLDGIKQVAMYAAPDVRIGLKYRSQEPRKHMAIGQVGKTLAICQELGLANLGVTIDFTYALTSRENPTESLTHIARSGKLCHIYFSDIDSEWDHEIIPATIHFWEVLEFLYYCRMIDYDGWFGLSLSPHHEDIVEATSIAIENIEALWCLARKIDAESLQRAQERMDVHQAQAVIHKALC, from the coding sequence ATGAACAATCTGAAGTTCTCTGCTGGGCTGCGAACCTTTCACCATCGGCCCGATGGCAACGGCAAAATCATCCCTTTAGAGGAATCCATAGCCATCGCTGGTCAGGTCAGGGGACTACAAGCTGTCGAATGCTATCAGACCGACTTTGATCAGATCAGATTGACCGATTTCAAAAGGCTGTTAGATGAGAACGGCCTGGCGGTATCTGTCGTCGACACCGACCTTTGGGGTGATCCCCGCTGGCAATACGGTACTTTCACCAGCCGCGATGCCCAATTACGTCGGGATGCCATCGAAGAGGCCAAGCGTTCTGTAGACATCGCCCGTCAGATTGGAACACCCATCGTTGGTCTATGGCTGGCCTATGATGGCTGCGACCATCCTTTTCAGGTCGACTATCATAAACAATGGGAACTGGGACTTGATGGCATCAAACAGGTAGCCATGTATGCTGCCCCAGACGTCAGGATCGGGCTCAAATATCGCTCGCAGGAGCCACGCAAACATATGGCTATTGGGCAGGTGGGTAAGACCCTGGCCATCTGTCAGGAACTGGGGCTAGCTAACCTCGGGGTGACAATTGACTTCACTTACGCCCTGACAAGTCGGGAGAACCCCACAGAGTCGTTGACTCACATTGCGCGGAGCGGCAAGCTCTGTCACATCTACTTTAGTGATATAGATAGCGAATGGGATCATGAAATAATCCCAGCGACCATCCATTTCTGGGAAGTCCTGGAATTCTTGTATTATTGTCGAATGATCGATTACGATGGCTGGTTCGGTTTAAGCCTTTCCCCTCACCACGAGGATATCGTTGAGGCGACCAGCATAGCCATCGAAAACATCGAGGCCCTTTGGTGCCTGGCCAGGAAGATCGACGCAGAATCCCTCCAGCGGGCACAGGAACGTATGGATGTGCATCAGGCGCAGGCAGTGATCCACAAGGCCCTCTGCTAG
- a CDS encoding guanylate kinase, with the protein MARTDTMSEANSVILTQPIAIGEADRVSGAWTKRRSGLLFVLSGPSGVGKDAVINSLKEQKTPIHFAVTVTTRPRRPGEMEGINYYFVTVEQFHQMREHGELLEWAEIYGHFYGTPLQQVRETLNSSKDVLLKIDVQGAAKVKKHVPQAVFIFLAPETMDDLVERLKQRATEMAGELEARIKTAYEEIKHLRYYDYVVVNHKQRLEQAVEEIKSIITAEKCRVRPRQIKL; encoded by the coding sequence ATGGCAAGAACGGACACGATGAGCGAAGCAAATTCAGTCATTTTGACTCAACCGATAGCCATTGGTGAGGCTGATAGGGTATCAGGTGCTTGGACAAAGCGGCGTTCGGGTCTTCTTTTTGTCCTCTCTGGGCCTTCGGGGGTAGGCAAGGATGCCGTTATTAACAGTCTCAAGGAGCAGAAAACCCCCATTCATTTCGCCGTCACCGTAACGACCCGACCACGTCGTCCCGGGGAGATGGAGGGCATCAATTACTACTTCGTCACTGTGGAACAATTCCATCAAATGCGAGAGCACGGTGAGCTCCTGGAATGGGCCGAAATCTATGGCCACTTTTATGGGACACCGCTTCAGCAGGTGAGAGAGACCTTGAACAGCAGTAAGGATGTCCTTCTGAAGATAGATGTGCAGGGGGCAGCTAAGGTCAAGAAACATGTGCCGCAGGCGGTATTCATCTTTCTGGCGCCTGAGACCATGGATGACCTGGTCGAACGGCTCAAGCAGCGGGCCACAGAGATGGCGGGTGAATTGGAGGCAAGGATAAAGACGGCTTATGAGGAGATAAAGCATTTGCGTTATTATGATTACGTTGTAGTCAACCATAAGCAAAGGCTGGAGCAAGCTGTGGAGGAGATTAAGTCTATTATCACGGCTGAGAAATGTCGCGTCAGACCAAGACAGATAAAGCTATAA
- a CDS encoding DUF370 domain-containing protein yields the protein MGVELVHIGFGNVVAINRILAIVNPDSAPVKRMIQEAREQNILVDVTYGRKTKSVIVFDSGHILLAAIQPETITGRLNQQRTSEGDKWQERTR from the coding sequence TTGGGAGTTGAGCTCGTCCATATCGGCTTTGGTAACGTCGTAGCCATCAACCGTATTCTGGCCATCGTCAATCCTGATTCTGCTCCGGTCAAGCGGATGATACAGGAAGCCCGCGAACAAAATATCCTTGTTGATGTCACTTATGGACGCAAGACTAAGTCGGTGATCGTCTTCGATAGTGGGCATATTCTGCTGGCAGCGATCCAGCCCGAAACGATCACGGGCCGCCTGAATCAACAGCGGACGAGCGAGGGGGATAAATGGCAAGAACGGACACGATGA